TGTTCACCATGATTCACGGCCAGTCGCGCGCGGCCGTGTGCGGCAAGCTGGCCCAGGTGATCGGTGAATGCGGACTGGATGATATCCCGCACGAAATCCTGTTCAGCCGCCGCCGCTTCAAACAGTGCGGGGCGCGCTACTGCACGGCGGGCGAGTCGGTGGAACCCGCCCGTGTGCATGAGGAGGCCACGGCATGACTGCCGCCATGCAGGAACTGAGTGCGCTGGACCGGGCCATCATCAACCGGCTGCAGGACGGTATCCCGGTGTGCGAAGCCCCCTATGCCGAACTGGCCGCTGAACTCGGCACCGATGAGACGACGCTGCTCCAGCGGCTCCAGGCGCTGAAGGCCGCCGGTTACCTGAGCCGTATCGGGCCCATGTACAACGTCGAGCGCATGGGGGGTGCTTTTACGCTGGCCGCCCTGCGGGTGCCAGAGGCGCGTTTCGACGAGGTCGCCGCTATCGTCAATGCCTTCCCCGAAGTCGCGCACAACTACCGGCGCGACCATGCCTTCAACATGTGGTTCGTGATCGCGGTGGCGGATGCTGCCGATATCGCCCGCGTCTTGAGCCGCATCAAGGCGGCGACCGGCCTCGAGGTCTACAACTTTCCCAAACAGGAAGAGTTCTACCTGAGGTTGAAATTCGATGTCTGAGGCATTGGCCGCCACGGTTTCGCCGGACGACGCAGCACTCGAACGGCGTCTGATCGAGCTGACTCAGCAAGGTCTGCCGCTGGTGCCGCATCCCTATCATCAGCTGGCCGACCGGCTCGACGTGACGGCCGGCGAGGTGATGGAGGCCTTCCGACGTATGCAGGCGAGCGGGGTGGTGCGCCGCATCGCCGCCGTACCCAACCACTACCGCCTGGGCTTCCGCGGCAACGGCATGTCGGTGTGGGATATCCCCGACGGCCTGGTCCGCGAGGCCGGACGCGAGATCGGCGCCCTGGACTTTGTCAGCCACTGCTACATCCGTCCCCGCGCCCTGCCGGACTGGCCCTACAACCTGTTCGCCATGGTTCACGGCCGCAACCACGACGCCGTGTACGACCAGGTCGCACGGATTGCCGATATGCTGGGCGAACGGGTGCAGCACTACGACGTCCTGTTCAGCACCGAGGTGCTGAAGAAGACAGGTTATCGGAGTGCGGCGACAAAAACGCAGAGGCGCGGAGACGCAGAGGAATGAATTTCATTATTGCCATCTCTGCGCCTCCGCGCCTCTGCGTTAATGACATTCAGCTCAATAGGTGAACGAAATGTTCCGGATCACACGCTATCTGCAGGCCCTGAAAGACCCCAGGCCCTTCCGCCCGACCGGCGATCCGTCCGGCCCGGTGGTGATCTGGAACCTGATCCGGCGCTGCAACCTGGCGTGCAAGCACTGCTACTCCATCTCCGCGGACACCGACTTCCCCGGCGAGTTGGATACGCAGCAGGTCTACAGCGTGATGGATGACCTGCGGGCCTACGGCGTGCCGGTGCTGATCCTGTCCGGCGGCGAGCCGCTGCTGCGGCCGGACATCTTCGATATCTCCAGGCGCGCCAAGGCCATGGGCTTCTATGTGGGCCTGTCCACCAACGGCACCCTGATCGACGAGAACATGATCGGGCCGATCCGTGAGGTCGGCTATGACTATGTCGGCATCAGCCTGGACGGGATCGGCGAGACCCACGATTATTTCCGGCGCAAGCAGGGCGCCTTCGCCGAGGCGCTGCGCGGTATCCGCCTGTGCCGCGAGGCCGGCATCAAGGTCGGCATGCGCATGACGCTCACCCGCGACAATGCCCATCAGCTGCCCGAGGTGGTGCGGCTGATGGAAACCGAAGGAGTGGAGAAGTTCTATCTCTCGCACCTCAACTACGGCGGGCGCGGCAACCGCAACCGCAAGGACGACGCCCATCATCGCATGACCCGCGAGGCCATGGACTATCTGTTCGATACCTGCTGGGACTACATCGAGGCCGGCACGCCGCGCGAGTTCGTCACCGGTAACAACGATGCCGATGGCGCCTGGCTGCTGCGCTGGGTGCAGCGCCGCTTCCCCGAGCAGGCCGCCGATATGGAACGACGTCTGCGTGACTGGGGCGGCAACGCCTCGGGCCGCTGGATCGCCAACATCGACAACCTGGGCGAGGTCCACCCTGATACCTTCTGGTGGGATTATCCGCTGGGCAACGTCAAGGACAGGCCCTTTTCGGCCATCTGGCAGGATACCTCCGATCCCCTGATGGCGGGCCTGAAACAGAAGGAGCGACCGCTGGAGGGTCGTTGCGCCGCGTGCCGTTACCGCGGCATCTGCGGCGGCAACACCCGGGTGCGCGCCTGGCAGCTCACCGGCAATCCCTGGGCCGAGGACCCGGCCTGCTACCTGGACGATGACGAGATCGGCGTGGCCGGCGGCGAGCGGCTGGCGGTGACGCCTTATAAACGTGCAACGCAGAGACGCAGGGACGCAGAGGTCGCAAAGGAATACAGGAAGGGGAAGGTGTACATCCCGGTCGAGCCGGTTTGAGCGTTGTGGTATTGAATCCACGGATGAACACGGATCAAGGATTGAATTTTGCTGTGAAGAGTACCGTCATTCCCGCGCAGGCGGGAATCCATATACCGCCGCGGCTACTGGATCCCCGCCTGCGCGGGGATGACGCTGTGTAGCCGTGACAGCGAGCCGGGATAAGCACAGCATTGACGGCAATGCCGGTCTTGGTGGATTGCAGAAATGAATTTCATCCATGTTCATCCGCGTTCATCCGTGGCCACTCTCCGCCTCTGCTTGTTGTGGCTGCTGGCACTGCTGCCGCCGGCCGTCCTCGCAGCGGAACCCGCCGCACGGCAGCTCTACCAGCAGCACTGCGCCGAATGCCATGGCGACAACCGCCTCGGCGGCATGGGGCCGGCGCTGCTGCCGGATGTGATGCGCCGGCTCGAGCCCGGGCAGGCGGTGGGCGTGATAGCGCAGGGGCGGCCGGCGACGCAGATGCCGGCTTACGGCGACAAGCTGTCGACGACCGATATCCAGGTCCTGGTCGACCACATCTTCACGCCGCCGGCGACTACACCGGCGTGGGCTGAGCCGGACATCGAGGCCACGCACCGGCTGCGGGTGCAACGGGATGCGCTGCCGGCCGGGCCTGTGCACGAGGCCGACCCGCTCAACATGTTCGTGGTGGTGGAGCTGGGTGATCATCATGCCAGTATCCTCGATGGCGACAGCTTCGAGGTATTGAAGCGCGTGCCCACCCGCTACGCCCTGCACGGCGGGCCCAAGTATTCACCGGACGGGCGCTTCGTGTATTTCGCCTCGCGCAATGGCTGGATCGCCAAGTTCGACATGTACAGCCTGCAGTACGTGGCCGAGGTGCGGGCCGGCATCAATACCCGCAACCTGGCCGTGTCCGGGGACGGCCGCTATGTGATGGTGGCCAATTACCTGCCGAATACCCTGGTGCTGCTGGATGCCCGTGACCTGCGTCTGCTCAGGGTCTTCGAGGTGGCCGACGATCACGGCAACGGCTCGCGGGTGAGTGCGGTCTACGACGCCCCGCCGCGGCAGAGCTTCATCGCCGCGCTCAAGGATATCCCCGAGGTCTGGGAGATCCGCTATGCCGACAATCCGCTGCCGGTGTACAAGGGCCTGATGCACGACTACCGCATGGAGGAGGGCGCGGTCGACCGCGGCCCCTTCCC
This sequence is a window from Thiohalobacter thiocyanaticus. Protein-coding genes within it:
- the nirJ gene encoding heme d1 biosynthesis radical SAM protein NirJ; translated protein: MFRITRYLQALKDPRPFRPTGDPSGPVVIWNLIRRCNLACKHCYSISADTDFPGELDTQQVYSVMDDLRAYGVPVLILSGGEPLLRPDIFDISRRAKAMGFYVGLSTNGTLIDENMIGPIREVGYDYVGISLDGIGETHDYFRRKQGAFAEALRGIRLCREAGIKVGMRMTLTRDNAHQLPEVVRLMETEGVEKFYLSHLNYGGRGNRNRKDDAHHRMTREAMDYLFDTCWDYIEAGTPREFVTGNNDADGAWLLRWVQRRFPEQAADMERRLRDWGGNASGRWIANIDNLGEVHPDTFWWDYPLGNVKDRPFSAIWQDTSDPLMAGLKQKERPLEGRCAACRYRGICGGNTRVRAWQLTGNPWAEDPACYLDDDEIGVAGGERLAVTPYKRATQRRRDAEVAKEYRKGKVYIPVEPV
- a CDS encoding Lrp/AsnC family transcriptional regulator, which encodes MTAAMQELSALDRAIINRLQDGIPVCEAPYAELAAELGTDETTLLQRLQALKAAGYLSRIGPMYNVERMGGAFTLAALRVPEARFDEVAAIVNAFPEVAHNYRRDHAFNMWFVIAVADAADIARVLSRIKAATGLEVYNFPKQEEFYLRLKFDV
- a CDS encoding cytochrome D1 domain-containing protein → MNFIHVHPRSSVATLRLCLLWLLALLPPAVLAAEPAARQLYQQHCAECHGDNRLGGMGPALLPDVMRRLEPGQAVGVIAQGRPATQMPAYGDKLSTTDIQVLVDHIFTPPATTPAWAEPDIEATHRLRVQRDALPAGPVHEADPLNMFVVVELGDHHASILDGDSFEVLKRVPTRYALHGGPKYSPDGRFVYFASRNGWIAKFDMYSLQYVAEVRAGINTRNLAVSGDGRYVMVANYLPNTLVLLDARDLRLLRVFEVADDHGNGSRVSAVYDAPPRQSFIAALKDIPEVWEIRYADNPLPVYKGLMHDYRMEEGAVDRGPFPVRRIRLDDYLDDFFFDQSYTHLIGAARNASNGQVVHLDVGRKIAELELDGLPHLGSGITWEYEGRPVLATPHLKKGEVSVIDMQNWKTIKRIRTDGPGFFMRSHENTPYAWVDVFFGPNRDKVHIIDKRTLKIVKTLQPVPGKTAAHVEFDRSGEHALLSIWDMDGAVIVYDAETFEEVKRLPMVKPSGKYNVHNKISRSAGTSH
- the ahbB gene encoding siroheme decarboxylase subunit beta, producing the protein MSEALAATVSPDDAALERRLIELTQQGLPLVPHPYHQLADRLDVTAGEVMEAFRRMQASGVVRRIAAVPNHYRLGFRGNGMSVWDIPDGLVREAGREIGALDFVSHCYIRPRALPDWPYNLFAMVHGRNHDAVYDQVARIADMLGERVQHYDVLFSTEVLKKTGYRSAATKTQRRGDAEE